One window of the Eucalyptus grandis isolate ANBG69807.140 chromosome 6, ASM1654582v1, whole genome shotgun sequence genome contains the following:
- the LOC104448475 gene encoding PRA1 family protein H yields the protein MAFRPNPLSLTVPEPAFESWLRDSGYLELLDQRSSSSAAAPGAAAAASGDAAAASDPYASGFFASVFSGLGTLVSLVTLNPLSKLTTDDFSGETPSWTAAFIGSCDSYSFPSSPAQARLRVHENVRRFARNYATLFILFFACALYQMPFALIGLLSSLALWDFFKFSSHKWGLDQRPVIRQCLVHIAQIVTAVILIWCNVQMAIFCALCVSYAALMLHATFRNLTLSKPPHKKRK from the exons ATGGCATTCCGACCGAATCCCTTATCCCTAACCGTACCCGAACCCGCCTTCGAGTCCTGGCTCCGAGACTCCGGCTACCTCGAGCTCCTCGACCAGcgttcctcctcctcggccgccgcccccggcgccgccgccgccgcttccggcgatgctgccgccgcctccGACCCCTATGCCTCCGGGTTCTTCGCCTCCGTCTTCTCTGGCCTGGGGACCCTGGTGTCCCTCGTGACTCTCAACCCGCTGTCGAAGCTCACCACCGACGATTTCTCCGGCGAGACGCCGTCCTGGACCGCCGCCTTCATCGGCTCCTGCGACTCGTACTCGTTCCCGTCCTCGCCCGCTCAGGCTCGGCTTCGGGTCCACGAGAACGTCAGGCGCTTCGCTCGCAACTACGCCACTctgttcatcctcttcttcgCTTGCGCTCT GTACCAGATGCCATTTGCTCTTATTGGACTGCTGTCAAGTTTGGCGCTCTGGGATTTTTTCAAGTTCAGTAGTCATAAGTGGGGATTGGATCAACGGCCTGTAATCCGCCAATGTTTGGTTCACATTGCCCAGATTG TAACTGCTGTTATTTTGATATGGTGCAACGTGCAAATGGCAATTTTCTGTGCGCTCTGTGTCAGTTATGCTG CCTTGATGCTGCATGCAACATTCCGGAACCTGACTCTATCCAAACCTCCTCATAAAAAGAGGAAGTAG